In the Epinephelus fuscoguttatus linkage group LG10, E.fuscoguttatus.final_Chr_v1 genome, TATTATACATGTAGCTTCTTAGTTTGAACTTAGTACTCACCATTGTTCTCGTCTCTGGTTGTAGACAACAACTAAAATAGTAAGGGAGGGTCCACTGTCGCTGAGTCAGACTAGTCCTCCCTAAACTGTGAAATCCCAAATGATGCTTGTCTCTGTTGAGCAAAGACAGAGGTCAGTGCTGACACTGGTATTACTGATACTAGTGTGCCAATCAGCTGCAGGAATTTACATGTGCATGTTGGAGCTTGTCTGGAAACATGATGAATTTTGTGACTGATGATGCGTTGCAACATGTTCAACTTTATGCTGATAATGACAAATGACAACTTGATTTTCAAGCCTCATTCTGACAACTACTATCAGATGAAAGTTTTTTAGCCTCTGTGACATTAAAGCTGGGGTGTGAAGTTTTCTGGaaaaggtaaaaaacaaaacaaacccaaaaatAGGCCAGAATTTGAGAATGCAGCCCTTCTCTTGCAGCTCTCCTCTCCCAGTCCCTCCCACCAGATAAGCATGGGCATATACATGTGCATCATACAGTAACCTTCCAATGCTCCTGACAGAACACagaataatgatgataataataataataaggctACTTCACAGTGGCATCAAATTGGGGATTTTACATGGTATATAACCACAAGGGGTCAGTGCATCTTCATCAGTAAATCACTAATATGGTGATGGCTTAACAAGTAGCAGGTCACATGACCAGGCTAGGCTGTTGGGAGTTGCTTCGTTACACTACTGAGTTCAGTTCAAGTCCTTGCACTATTATCAGCAACGTGACAGATACAGGCTATCTGATATCGATATGTCAGGGTATTTTTACGATAAGGTTATTCTTTTCGATATGTCAaatcagtaaaaagaaaaatatatacacatattaATTTAAGACCATAGAACTGCAGCAAAACAAGTGatctatttttacagttttcttcaaatattcagtaaaaactaaacaacaatgatctctcatttctttagtttgtgaacaacaacagtaactcagagtgagattcagattctgttccaatattaatagttcaactaaataaaatccaccacaaattacacatttaaacagctcccaaatacaaaaatgtcccctgggatatgtgtgtgtgtatgtatgtatatatatatatatatatatacacacacagtacaggccaaaagtttggacacaccttctcattcaatgcgttttctttattttcatgactatttaaattgtagattctcactgaaggcatcaaaactatgaatgaacacatgtggagttatgtacttaacaaaaaaaggtgaaataactgaaaacatgttttatattctagtttcttcaaaatagccaccctttgctctgattactgctttgcacactcttggcattctctccatgagcttcaagaggtagtcacctgaaatggttttccaacagtcttgccTTCACTctaggtccggtgactgtggaggccaggtcatctctccatcactctccttcttggtcaaatagcccttacacagcctggaggtgtgtttggtgttgaaaaataaatgatcgtcaacTAAGCataagcggatgggatggctacgtcgctgcaggatgctgtggtagccatgctggttcagtgtgccttcaattttgaataaatccccaacagtgtcaccagcaaaacacccccacaccatcacacctcctcctccatgcttcacagtgggaaccaggcatgtggaatccatctgttcaccttttctgcgtctcacaaagacacggcggttggaaccaaagatctcaaatttggactcatcagaccaaagcacaggtTTGAAtgccactggtctaatgtccattccttgtgtttcttggcccaaacaaatccttcatggtcaaatagcttgTTGCCACTGCTAAGGAgtggcaacaagcagaagagatttgacCATTTGGGCCTGAAACACAAGGAATCTCCTCATTAGACAGTTGGAAATCTAGAGATGCTTTGGTCTGCTGAGTCCAGAACTTTGAgatggcattcatctggtctctgatctgagctgctgttaacttgtgatttctgaggcctggtgactggatgaacttatcctcaggaggagaggtgactcttggtcttcctttcacTGTtgggtcctcatgtgtgccagtttcactgtagcgcttgatggttttgcgactcacagcatcctgcagcgacaccatttaaagtttttgcaatttagttggactgactgaccttcatttcttaacaGTAATGATGGCCACACACCTCGTTTTCTtgtagttagctgattggttcttgccataatatgaattttaacagttgtccaatagggctgtcggctgtgtattaacctgacttctgcacaacacaactgatggtcccaaccccattgataaagcaagaaattccactaattaaccctgataaggcacacctgtgaagtggaaaccatttcaggtgactgcctcttgaagctcatggagagaatgccaagagtgtgcaaagcagtaatcagagcaaagggtggctattttgaagaaactagaatataaaacatgttttcagttatttcacctttttttgttaagtacataactccacatgtgttcattcatagttttgatgccttcagtgagaatctacaatgtaaatagtcatgaaaataaagaaaacacattgaatgagaaggtgtgtccaaacttttggcctgtactgtatatatatatatatatatatatatatatatttatataaatatatatatatatatatatatatatatatatttatatacatatatatatatatatatatatatatatatataaatcagcaggtgatttccttctttcagtaaaatcctaaatgattgagttggggttttttttttccacctggacctttatgctctgccatttctcctctaatcatcacgctgtaagtTGTGACAGGCTGTTCTGCCACGATAACTACTACATATTAGTTTTTTTGTTGAGCTGCAAGCGTctcataggtttacattaccaaaggtttatgacaaaatcacttgacgacactgactcctgtgtgtgcacggcgagagaggagagggagagacgctgtgctgctgccagaggagccgctgaatgagttccctctgagcggtaagtcgctagaagagtctgagaagtccagggctgttcataaaacattcaggacaccacagtttattccacactactgaagctgctcctctttttggaaccaccgtaGACTCagtaataatttcgctttcagccatgcttgttgttacCGTCGATAACAGTATATCATTATGGcaacaagttgaaatattgtgggtatcacaatatgaatttttcagaTGATATAAAGAATTATACCAGTATTATCATGagcaagatgatatggcacacccctaatcTGAATTTAGGAAACACAGTCAGTAACTAAACAGGCAACAACAGAAAGATAACAACTTGTAGCTTATAAACAGTGTTACACATCTGGTCATTGATAAAGTTGAGCACCTCGTGGGTTAAGctgtaaggtaaggtaaggtaaaacttAAATGTCCCTGAGGGGCAATGTAAGATACAGATGGTACTTctacaacaaaacagacagtacaaTACATCCATTACAGTCCAGTgtgacacactgtcaggggtaaaTCATGGACAGTTAGTGGCCACTGCTGGTAAAGATAAGCGATAGCAGACGGGACAAAGGACGATGTGTAACACTTAGTGCTACATTCAGGGAGGCAAAACCTCCAccctgatggaagcatctgaaactcaacattagcttgttaattatcattatcattatcattattatcatcatcattatcattattatcatcattatttatGATAACCTAGATTGTTACTGACTGTTGTAACAAAGGATAATGACAACAAGAATGGATGAACCACCCTGTTTCCTTTGCCAACTCTTGGACCTGTAAAGCTCTTTATAATTACACAGTGTGATTCGAGACTTGAGCTAGCTTCATAGATAGGAACCTGAattagctgcagctgtgagcctttggctacagttagcagaaggctaaactattagcctCCAGCTCTAGCTCTAGCTCTCTAGCATGTTTTGTGTTCATAGTCACTCTCttctagactttttttttttaattattatttttagataagtccatctctctgtttgtggttgttttgcagtgCAGGCACTTGTTGCCAGTGCTAGCAACTTTTTCTGCAGGATTCTCTGACATTGAATTAGGCTTTCACTGAAGGGACgtgcagctgcatttgtagACCAACCAGTAGGAACACCCTCcttctgaaatgacctgtgattggctaaagtcTCCCATCACGGCctatattttttaaatccaatccaatccactctatttatacagcacattttgCAAATCACAGACGAGATTTAAAAGATTCGTCATGGGATGGAAGTGCATTCCACAGTTTAGGTGCTGCAACTGAAAAAGCACGGTCACCTCTGGTTTTCAGTTGTGTCATAGGGACCTCAAGTTGCAGCTGGTCAGAGGAGCACAGTGACCTTGGGGGAGTCTTAGCATGAATAATGTCACAGAGGTCCTGAGAACAGAgtcaagaggaggtgcagaagtctagttttctctcagttcacttgaattacaatatgctcaaagttttcagtttttcaTTCTTCAGTTTTACAAATGAATCTCAGTAAACACAGTGATGACCAGCCCTTCAGAAGGGTTTCAGAAGggtagggctgcacgattaatctaattattatcaGATGTGTCACAGCATACTATTACGATTGAAGCATTGTTTTGCTACAGAGATGCCCTGACCTACAAATCATGTTCCAGACAGAAGGGAACATGCATGTTTGGTACAGACCACGCTTAAAAATCTTTCTGGGGGGAGTTCAAAAGTTGTTTTCTGTGGCCTGTCAAATAAATCctgtgctggaaaatgatttaaatctttttaattACTTAAGCATTAATCATATTTCTGCACATAGCACACCAGAGAGGCCAAAGGAGAGGAAGGAACGAGAGACACTCTGTCTGCGTTTTATAGCCTACGTCTTGTATATGAAATGTCTGTGGTGTCGCCGCATTTTTAAACAGATCTGTCGCctgcatccaggcgctgtctcAGTGTCGCACATTAGACCACAACTACCAAGAAGAATGGCGACGCGCTATGATCCACcgcacacacaaactagcagtGCAGCGCTGGACGGCACATGTGCTGAGGTCATCTCACAGACCGACTTAgagtagcacgtgcaacatataGACTGATGTCGCACTGTAGAttaatgaacagacagattaaacagaggagcagctctgtgtctctctgagtgttgctggagactttgtgtgtgtgtgtgtgagtgagtggggcggagctgtgcagagagagagagagatgcacactggtatgcGTTACGTAATGCAACTTGAACCTATATCAATATAAACAACGTGATCTTGattgaaaatatatcaatatattgtacatagtcgttatattgcccagcccgactgcagcctcacagagggTCAGATTAAATGCCAACATTGACGTGTATTAACCTTCATTCAGTGATCTTGTACAGGTGTGTTTGTATACTTCAAcacagtgtctgtctgtgttgcaGTATTGCGGGCAGCCTGGTGTACTCCTACATCACCCTCACAGAGGAGCAGTCCAACAAAGCAAGTGAAAGCACCAAGCTGGACATCAAGGGCAAGGTGGTTGTATGACAGAGACACTGGATCTAATTATTTTTATGCTGATGAACGAGAAAACTCTATTTTTAATACGACTTTTATTTATGGAGTATTTTAGCAGCCGAGGCGTGGGATGATGGGAACTGTGCTGGGGaaaacgtctgtgtgtgtgtgtgtttgtgtggaaacAGAGCCACACGGTCACCATgactctcctgctgctgccatggttaCAAACCCTCCAGAGGGAttgtgggttgtttttttttttttagatggtgttttctttttaaatatttgtattttgatACTGTACATGTGAGCATTGAGAAGAAGGGAAACGTGGAACCAATACTATTTATCTTacagcattttttaaacacttaGACAAACTGAACGTTAAAGCGTTGGGATGATGTAATGTTTCCTGAATACAGGAGTGAACAGCTGGAATCAGTGGTTATTTAAGTATGGGTGTGTACTGACGAATGGTGGGACTATTAAGTAATGGCTATTTTAAAGGCACAATCCTTATTTTTTATTGCCTTTTCGGTTTTGCTGTTTACAAGGAATGTAACTTCAGATGCCTTCTAAGCACAGTGAGATGCACTGACACTGTCATTATCTGTTGTTTCAGTCTTAAATACATTTCTTTGATTTTTGCGCATACACTGTTATAAGCTTGTTACGGACGAACGGTAATGACAGTGATCTAACCTCATCCTTCAAACAACCAAAGTGGATGGGCAGTGAGTGGGCCGTCAGTTCCCATCAAGGATTGTGGctttaaataaatgttgctGCCTTCTTTTGGGAGATAATTTTAAGattacagtttacattttgCTCCCTCAGTATTACAGAATGTTTGTCGTGACTGGTCCTCTCTATGCAGACTTATCAAACTTAGTTTGTTATGTGTACAAGGGGATccatgtgttcttttttttctcttgacaCAATGTTGACGCACTTTTAACTGAGGTAGCGCCTGCAAAAGGGTGAAACTAATTTGCCTCACCTGTTACGTTCATTGTTGAGATTGAGATTATTGTATTCTTCTGAAATGTACGTTTCAGGTTTTTTAAGTATTACAAGAGAGACGCGGTTTTCTAAACCTTTAATAGTCAGGTACAAGCGTTgactttgtcttgtttttttgttttgtttttttttttttacatttttatgtacatcattttatatttattactttttttagaCTAATATTCATTTTGTAGGTGGAGTGGCTTGTGAATTGTTGATGCTGATCTCATCTCAAACACAGTAACCATGGATTTGTAgctgaaacacagtgatgtatttttacattaaaaaaacaccttgTTGACACGACGTATTCTTTTGGCTTCATTGTTCAGGTTGTGACTATAAAGTGACTTATCGGTGATCTTCACGTTACTCTATTTTCTCCAGTCTCCTCTGATATCCAACTGGTCTCATTTAAATTAGTAATTCcatttatatttgtaatattttttaatcCATCTATTGTCATTTAATCTTGGATAATTCAATGCAGTTCTGTAACTGAACCTCTGTTTGCATTTGCAGCTGATGATAGACAACAGTAAAGAAATGGTTCCCTCTTCTGGACAAATATGTGACATCACATTGGACCCACAGGAGTAATTCTGCTGCACAAATAAAATCAGGGTTAAGTGAGTTTTGCCTGAGCAGATATCAGACACTTACATTTAATgcagttgggtttttttgtgccaaatttaagactgatttttggacaaaacaTCTTTCCTATGCGTCTGTGCTGGCGATAACTGCGGCCAGAAGCAGTATGTatttgggttgtccatccgtcCCGTTCTTGTAAACACGACATCTCAAGAATATCTCGAAGGAATTGttctaaatttggcacaaacattcacttagcctcagcaatgaactgaaagattttggtagtcaattgcgacctcactgtgacctcccaaaagccataactcaagaattcatccactaattatgacaaaatttcacacaaatatttaACAGGATATAATGATACATCCAAgatgtcaaaggtcaacatcacCATGACATCGTAATACTTTCTGGCCATTCCTCAACATCACATCTCAGAGGGGGAacttttggtcagatactgaatcggtgtgtgaagcatccatgtgtTCACAGGCATGTAAGTGCAGCTTGACTGGtttgcggaggcatacaaccacaaggtggtaattctagtgtTTTTCAGTCATTGCAGGTAAGTAATATATATGTGGTCCAATGCAGAGGTAGGTTTGATGTTGGTATATGGTTGAGTTAGGCTACATTTGCAAACAGGTAGGTGCAAGTAAGTAGAAAGACAGTACTTAAAGACTTTCACACAGAAAGGCTTTAAAAGATAGGTAAATAAATTAGTCCAAATATTTGTGACAATCAGGACATCACAAATTCAAACGTAAGACTACTGAATTACTCAAGGCCTCATGTTTATAAGTTTATTTTAAGTaattttaaggacctgcagacaccctgacaAATACTACAAATTAATCTAAATATAAACAAGGATAAGTTGAAGCACAAAACTGAAGCACAAAACTGAGAGAACGttttaatacaaaaaaacagaccatACATGTCAACATAATTTATGATACATTCCCACTACCAACCACTACTAATAGctcatgacctctgacctcactgGCCTTCAGGCAACTCACATTCAGTATAACACAGTCCACACTACACTTAGAACCCATCATCTCATATCAATAAACCGGTATAAATATACACAAATTAGTGTAAAGTggtaaaaagcaaacaaatacagcTTTTGCATTTATTCACAAAACTGTCAAATGATTTGAATTGAGATTTTATATTAATGTAAAGAGGCTGAGCTAACAGGCAACATACACAAAATATAATATGTTCAGTTTAAAACTAGGTAATATTGCATTGTCTTTGCAAGTTATGGGCACATGATAAGCACCTTCATCAGTCCAGTCGAaccaaacagaacaaaaaaagaaaaagaaaatgtttcagaGAGAGGTTTCAGGATCTGCTGCCTCTGCTCTGATGACATTAGTGTTGTTTGTGATGGCGTGTTTTACCTAAAACATGGCGTGTTACAGGCCAACACAAACAGACTagaaaaacaggaagaggaggaaatatATCGTTAGAAGAGTTTCACCTAAGCAGTTATAAAAAGGAGCACTGAAGGGCTTGTTAGCGATGTGACCGCAGATCCTTTctgcacacaaaacaaacaacgcAGAAACATTCAAACTGAAAATTAAAGCTCTGACACCTGAGAAGTTTACTGCAGGACCACAACTCTAGTGCAATTACAACTTAACTCATTTGGCTTCAGCTCTGGTCATGGCTGCATCATTTCCCCACAGCTCAGTAACGTTTGGACACATATGGCACATGGAGGTGTTAGAGAACAAGGCAAAACACACCTGAATAATTTCAGCTAAAGCCCCGACAGCTTTGCAAATCTTTAAATTCCTTCACCAATTTATATATTGAGCTGACGTAATTTTCAGTTGAGGCACACTGCAAGTTAACGACATACGAGGAGATCACACGGGATGAGTCAAGTGTTGAGTGCAGAGATATCATTCAGGTCTTTATATAGGAAGCTCCACGAAAGGTTTTCGTTCTGAGCTAATACTTCCACAGAAGTTATTTTACAAGACTGAAAAATTAGTTAGTCTGTGCTACTATTATTTGTCTTACTGACCCACATCATCTCAGTAAGTCTTAACACTTTCTATCATACCATCCTTTCTACTTACAACTACATCAACCTGCTGTGCAACAACAAATCTTAACGGTCTTTGCTCCTTTACAAGGCAACAAGCTGGAGCTCTGCATGTACTCCAATAAAGTCTAACTGCAATGTACAAATGAACAAACCACTGGTCAAAGTGTGTTTAGGATGGGCTACAAACAGCACTGTATACCACATAGTAAAAATTCCTGAACACATCTTTTTCATACCAGCAGCCAGGGCAGCTTAAGATAGCACAGTTTCTCACTTTACCTCACAGGTGCTCTAAGGTTAACATAAACCTAAGCCGGACAAACCTGTGTCACTGGACTGAGAACAAAGTATTCAAACTGCACCTAAACAGGAAGAGCAGGACTAAGCAGCGTGGAAGCAGTTCATAAAGCTGTTTAATAAAGACACCTTTCTTTAGCTTACATATAATAAGATGCAATGCAGTGAGCTAATTTCAGCTATGGAATTTCTGGTACtgcaagttttatttttaaaaaacatcccTTATATTTAGGTTCCTGAAAGGTACCGTATCGTAATTGTAAAAGGAAATAATAAAGGCCGCCGCCTGCCTCAGCCACACTAGGTGAAAGGTGAGACATTAGTCACTGCAGGGACTGATTTATCTCCCTCCGACCTTCAGGAGAGAAATGTAGCTTTAGTGACGCTGATTgtctaaaaacaaataaaacagaagGGCCAAAGTCGAGGCATGGAAGCTGTATCCTTTCATTATTCCCCAAGAACAACGAGGCTTACCTGACTTTTGTATCTCACAACTAATAAggcagatagagagagagacttcAGGTATTAAATATATAACTTATGCTTTGATACAAAAATGAATTTAGATTTATAAGAGTGATGAAAGAGGGGGAAGGGGAAACAGTCCAGCTGCAAAGTGTCACTTTAAAGTGTACCGAGGTTCTCAGCCATGTAGCACAGACTGTAGAAGTTGCAGCATATGCAGCAGAGGTTACAGAGCGAGGACAGCAGTCTGTACAGCCACAGACGACCGCTCAGGTGTCTGTATTTGACATCCGTCTCACACAGCTTGGCATAAGCTTCACGGTTGGACGACAGGCCGATGTCCTGACCCAATCCACACGCCTGCTCGATAAGGTGCATATCTGCCATGATCTCTGACGTCATTTGGCCAAACCACTGAGCGTTCACAGCTGCAACCGTCACCGACACAAAGAAGATGAAGATCTGGTGGGGAGTCAGAGATTTAAGTAATATTCTACGATGGGTTTTATGCAGTGTGATGATGTGGAATGAACAACACACCTGGAAGGCTTCTCTGTCGTCCAGCAGGTCGCTGGGATGATACACAGCGTAGATAGTGAGGTTAAAGAAGGCACAAGCTGAACCCAGGTGGAGGTAGAACGGGACGAGACGACTCTGGATAAACCCATACGTGTGTCTGTTCAGGTGGTTGTCCATCACAAAGCCTGTGCAGAGAGCAGAACAACTCGTTAACACTGCATAAAATATCCATGTCTAATGATGACGACTTTAACATGCGCTGAAATAATCTGATGACCTCTACCTGCATTACGACATAGTTGAAGTAAAATTACTCAAGTTAAGAAGTAGTTTTCCATCTTTAATATTTATGACTTAATCACGCTGTATCAGGGTTTCTGATGCAATTTCAGACACATACGTGAATCCAAATGCTTGATGCGAGCTCTACCTTACTCATCTGCTCTATGGTTTTAAGTGGACTGTTAAAACAACCGTGTTTGCATGAACACAGCCACAATGGTTCACCACAGTCATcaaacatgacaacacacagactttgtggttaAATATTAGCAGGATGCACAGGTGTTGGAAGGTACTGAGGgttagagctgcaacgattagtcaaGTAGTCGTCAACTATTTAATTAACTGCCAAGTAAAACTGATTTATCTGTTTCAAATTCTCttattccagcttcttaaatgtttatattttctggtttctttactcctgtaTAACAGTATACTGAATATGTTTGGGTTGTGGATAAAACAAGgcatttgaggacgtcatcttaGGCTTTGGGaaacatcaacattttcaaacattttctgacacttaatagaccaaacaactgaaTGATTAAGAAGATAAATGCTTGAGAGCTCTAACTCATCTGTctttttcacatgaaaaacaatgTTTGCAAACACAGCTCTTGATGGTCAGCACATGGGAAGAAGAAATTAAGGCACTCATTGGAGCAGGAACAAATGCACTTGAATtaagttaaaaagcctttattcaaAAAACATGGATACttatatttacattacattttttttgcaccCTGATGAAGTCCTTCGAGTGCAAACTGGTCAGTGTTTTGAtgtaagcagccatgtttttggAATAAAGaccttttttaaaagaaaacttcaTTCAAGTCCATTTGTTCCTGCTCCACAAGAGTGCCTGAAGTTCAGTTTGGATCGCATGTAGATCTTGGATAATTGGTGCCTGAGCTACAACAAAAGCAAGTCTGGATCTGGATGTTGGCACGAAGGCGACCACGAAAAAACTGGTTGGAGACGACTCAAAGGTGTGTCACTGAAATCCTGTTCACACACTTGGCACAACGAAAGCATTCTGCACGATCCAATCATGAGATGAGGGATGTAAATACAGGATGTATTGAATACACACTGTGATCCTATAGCAGTCATTACTGAACTGTGCACGGAGCACGACATCCCTcacttgtgtttctgtgtacatttccacagtgtgtgtgtctatgtgcaGGGTACTGACTTGAAATGAAGGTGACCCAAATCTGCATTCCCCAGTACgtggagagcagcagcagctgcagcagcttgaCTGTGAACGTGGGCTCCTCATCAGTGGACATGCTTCCTCCtcagcctctctcctctccagtcTGCTCTCCACTGTAATCTCCAAAAAGCCAAAGATGCTTTCTTTTGCTTGTCTGGATGGCACGCTCCGGAGCCTCTGCAAACATAATCAAAACCACATCATTATGATGTGACAACATGCAGCATGCTCTAAGTAAACTGGGTAAAAACTGAAATGAGGTAACCTGGCGTGTTTAGCCTCAGTGACTTGCTGATAAGCAGACAGAGTAAGTGTACTCATCCACACCTTTAGATAAGAACTATGACTTAACTCCTGTTGTTATGAGGGCAGCGACAGCTCgatccagcttctcaaatacaCAACACACCTGCaggtttgtgttgtgtttgtaagTGGTGAAAACAGTGCAGGCCACACTGTACCCTAAATGAAACTTCCGCATTG is a window encoding:
- the si:ch211-121a2.4 gene encoding transmembrane protein 205, yielding MSTDEEPTFTVKLLQLLLLSTYWGMQIWVTFISSFVMDNHLNRHTYGFIQSRLVPFYLHLGSACAFFNLTIYAVYHPSDLLDDREAFQIFIFFVSVTVAAVNAQWFGQMTSEIMADMHLIEQACGLGQDIGLSSNREAYAKLCETDVKYRHLSGRLWLYRLLSSLCNLCCICCNFYSLCYMAENLGTL